One genomic window of Candidatus Minimicrobia sp. QA0096 includes the following:
- the eno gene encoding phosphopyruvate hydratase, with translation MDITITNIQARQILDSRGNPTVEADVTLSDGSFGRAAVPSGASTGSFEAVELRDGELAFGGKGVLRAVENVNGEIAQALKGSNPFDQAAIDEKMKSLDGTPNKARLGANAILAVSLAVAKAAAKSRGVELYQYVNSLAGNPAMCLPMPMINVMNGGQHALGATDFQEYMIIPTSAATFADAVRMSAEVFHALAKILKDEGYPTTVGDEGGYAPHVRNGNMEPILLLSRAIEQAGYKLGVDFGFALDVAASELYKDGKYNLATEHRILSADEMIRTYKALLERVPVLSIEDGLNEEAWEDWEKMTADLGNFAQLVGDDLLVTNVERLKRGIEEKAGNAILIKPNQIGTLTETIQAVLMAKNAGWNTVMSHRSGETEDVTISHLAVGLGTGQIKTGSMSRSERIAKYNELLRIAEKRPDLEIAHPFVK, from the coding sequence ATGGATATAACAATTACAAACATACAAGCAAGGCAAATTTTAGATTCGCGTGGAAATCCGACGGTTGAGGCGGACGTGACTTTGAGCGACGGTTCGTTTGGGCGTGCGGCTGTTCCGTCTGGTGCAAGCACTGGCTCTTTTGAGGCTGTTGAGCTTCGGGACGGCGAGTTGGCGTTTGGCGGTAAAGGCGTGCTTCGTGCGGTTGAGAATGTCAATGGTGAAATTGCGCAGGCTTTGAAGGGCTCTAATCCGTTCGATCAGGCCGCAATTGATGAAAAAATGAAGAGCCTGGACGGAACGCCAAATAAGGCGCGTTTGGGTGCAAATGCGATTTTGGCCGTGTCGCTGGCTGTAGCGAAAGCTGCTGCTAAGTCGCGTGGCGTGGAATTGTATCAATATGTCAATAGCTTGGCTGGAAATCCTGCAATGTGCCTGCCGATGCCAATGATCAACGTGATGAACGGCGGTCAGCATGCGCTCGGTGCGACTGATTTTCAAGAATATATGATTATTCCAACTAGCGCGGCAACTTTTGCGGACGCGGTTCGAATGAGTGCGGAAGTTTTCCATGCGTTGGCAAAAATCCTGAAAGATGAAGGCTATCCTACGACGGTTGGCGATGAGGGTGGCTATGCACCTCATGTCAGGAATGGTAATATGGAGCCTATTTTGTTGCTATCTCGCGCCATCGAGCAGGCTGGCTATAAATTAGGCGTGGACTTTGGTTTTGCGCTGGACGTTGCGGCGAGCGAGCTTTACAAGGACGGCAAATATAACTTGGCGACTGAACACCGAATTCTGTCGGCTGACGAAATGATTCGCACGTATAAAGCCCTGTTGGAACGTGTCCCTGTTCTATCGATTGAAGATGGATTGAACGAAGAAGCTTGGGAAGATTGGGAGAAAATGACGGCTGATTTGGGCAATTTTGCGCAATTGGTTGGCGACGATCTTTTGGTGACGAATGTCGAGCGATTGAAGCGCGGAATTGAAGAAAAGGCTGGCAATGCGATCTTAATCAAGCCGAACCAAATTGGCACATTGACTGAGACGATTCAGGCTGTTCTGATGGCGAAGAATGCTGGCTGGAATACGGTGATGAGTCACCGATCTGGCGAGACGGAGGACGTAACGATTTCTCACTTGGCGGTCGGTTTGGGCACGGGTCAAATTAAGACTGGCTCGATGTCGCGGTCAGAGCGAATTGCTAAATATAATGAGCTGCTGAGAATTGCGGAAAAGCGCCCAGATTTGGAAATTGCGCATCCGTTTGTGAAGTAG
- a CDS encoding L-threonylcarbamoyladenylate synthase has protein sequence MIIKNILDNSVISVLKDEQLIIAKTDTIYGILAAANSKKAVEKLYEVKRRPLDKPVIILAANIDDTPNLTPSIKCKYQEISKNRPTTIVTKVSPNFLPYLPRNGGTLAFRVVPESPLAELIRTVGLLVAPSANPSGEEPAKNVIEAINYFHELVPIYVDSGEVADAQPSQIVRINEGGEIEFLRR, from the coding sequence ATGATTATAAAGAATATTTTAGACAACAGCGTAATTTCCGTACTTAAAGATGAGCAATTGATAATTGCCAAAACTGACACGATTTACGGAATATTAGCCGCTGCCAATTCAAAAAAAGCCGTCGAGAAATTATACGAAGTTAAGCGGCGCCCCTTGGATAAACCCGTTATTATTTTGGCTGCAAATATTGATGACACTCCTAATCTCACGCCATCAATCAAATGCAAATATCAAGAAATCTCCAAAAATAGACCAACAACAATCGTCACCAAAGTGAGCCCTAATTTTCTGCCATATCTTCCGAGAAACGGCGGAACATTGGCATTCAGAGTCGTGCCAGAATCTCCGTTGGCAGAGTTAATTCGAACCGTCGGTCTTTTGGTTGCGCCCAGTGCAAATCCATCGGGAGAAGAACCGGCAAAGAACGTCATCGAAGCGATAAATTATTTCCACGAATTAGTGCCAATTTATGTCGATTCTGGAGAGGTCGCCGACGCTCAACCGTCGCAGATTGTCCGAATCAATGAGGGCGGAGAAATTGAGTTTCTAAGAAGATAA
- the rplK gene encoding 50S ribosomal protein L11 — protein sequence MAKKIIGNLKLRIPAGRATAGPPVGSTLGQWGLNMMDFINPFNDATKDMMGKDVIVHIQVYEDRTFTWNSLGQPVDDMIREKAGIQKGSGKPHSDKVGKITRAQLQEIAEAKKDQLNAIDIEGAMKVIAGSARSMGVEVVD from the coding sequence ATGGCAAAGAAAATTATTGGTAATTTGAAATTACGTATTCCAGCCGGTCGAGCAACAGCAGGTCCTCCAGTGGGATCAACGCTTGGTCAGTGGGGACTAAACATGATGGACTTTATCAATCCATTCAACGACGCTACAAAAGACATGATGGGTAAGGATGTAATCGTTCACATTCAAGTTTACGAAGATCGAACATTCACCTGGAACTCACTTGGTCAGCCAGTTGATGATATGATTCGTGAAAAAGCTGGAATTCAAAAGGGCAGCGGCAAGCCACACTCAGACAAGGTCGGTAAGATTACTCGCGCACAATTGCAAGAGATCGCTGAGGCGAAAAAAGACCAATTGAACGCAATCGACATCGAAGGCGCAATGAAAGTTATCGCCGGATCAGCACGCTCAATGGGCGTTGAAGTCGTCGACTAA
- the nusG gene encoding transcription termination/antitermination protein NusG, translating to MSSKRYDDSKQWYAIHTYSGYEEKVAESIHQRINGVDMADKIFDVIVPKEKQIQIRNGKRKIVEAKIFQGYVLVEMKLTDETWYIIRNTPGVTGFVGADTTPTPVSEKEIAKIKKRMGVEEPKHQIDFSEGEVVSIIDGPFKGFDGAVSEIDASKGTLKVMVSMFGRDTPVELDALQVKKV from the coding sequence ATGAGTTCAAAACGATATGACGACAGTAAGCAATGGTATGCAATTCATACCTATTCTGGCTACGAAGAAAAAGTTGCCGAATCAATCCACCAGCGAATCAATGGCGTTGATATGGCTGATAAGATTTTTGACGTTATCGTGCCAAAGGAAAAGCAGATCCAGATTCGCAACGGTAAGCGTAAAATCGTTGAAGCTAAGATCTTCCAGGGCTATGTCTTGGTTGAGATGAAATTGACCGATGAAACTTGGTATATCATCCGCAACACGCCAGGCGTTACAGGATTTGTGGGCGCCGACACTACGCCAACTCCAGTTTCTGAAAAAGAAATTGCGAAGATTAAGAAGAGAATGGGCGTTGAAGAGCCAAAGCATCAGATTGACTTCTCAGAAGGCGAAGTTGTTTCAATTATCGACGGTCCATTCAAGGGCTTTGACGGCGCCGTGAGCGAAATTGACGCGTCTAAGGGCACTTTGAAAGTTATGGTTAGCATGTTTGGTCGCGACACTCCAGTCGAACTGGACGCCTTGCAGGTTAAAAAAGTTTAG
- the secE gene encoding preprotein translocase subunit SecE encodes MAQKGKASSKTTVRRIKATDDAPKKEKAVAKKINKPTKIVAKAPKKSGEKGGLIGYFKGAWEELKLVRWPTRSATWAMTAAVLIFTFAFVVLILLLDAAFNWGFNQILK; translated from the coding sequence ATGGCACAGAAAGGCAAGGCAAGCAGCAAAACTACGGTTCGTCGAATCAAGGCTACTGACGACGCACCAAAAAAAGAAAAAGCTGTAGCGAAAAAAATTAATAAACCAACCAAAATCGTCGCAAAAGCACCTAAAAAGTCCGGCGAAAAAGGTGGATTGATTGGGTATTTCAAAGGCGCTTGGGAAGAGTTGAAGCTAGTTCGCTGGCCAACCCGCTCAGCCACTTGGGCAATGACAGCGGCGGTGCTTATCTTCACCTTTGCGTTTGTCGTTCTGATTTTATTACTTGACGCCGCATTCAACTGGGGCTTTAACCAAATTTTGAAATAG
- a CDS encoding sensor histidine kinase, translated as MWALIFLLITLSVVLGVIAIVLHKILSEISDESDYKNNKKSLSEHQRMITLINNITDAILSTDERGIINTYNSAALNLIDTNSGINGEHISQVLNLETTDKKPIDIFKELTKSSAIRQRDDVLMKIEDGDYIRLEVTLAPVQGGDKMTPDGYVLILRDITKTKSLEEERDEFISVVSHELRTPIAIAEGSLSNAKLLVERKMTSKIPEAIDESHKQILFLARMINDLSTLSRAERGVADETEIIDVTELAAQINSEYSPQAGEKGLAFNLDIGGRLGVVKVSRLYLEEILQNFITNAIRYTQKGSITLSIKKNKSGEITFKVIDTGIGISKADIVKIFDKFYRAEDYRTRETKGTGLGLYVSTKLAKKLGCKIEVESRLNHGSTFGFKLKEFKNNDK; from the coding sequence ATGTGGGCGCTAATTTTTCTATTGATCACTCTGAGTGTTGTTTTAGGTGTTATAGCTATTGTTTTACATAAAATATTGTCGGAAATTAGCGATGAATCTGATTATAAAAATAATAAAAAAAGCCTAAGCGAACATCAAAGAATGATCACGCTTATCAATAATATCACCGACGCGATTCTCAGTACGGACGAGCGCGGAATTATCAATACGTACAATTCTGCGGCACTTAATTTGATTGATACGAACAGTGGAATTAACGGCGAACATATCAGTCAGGTGCTGAACCTTGAAACGACAGATAAAAAGCCGATTGACATTTTTAAGGAGCTCACCAAATCTTCTGCGATTCGCCAGCGCGACGACGTTCTGATGAAAATCGAAGATGGCGATTATATTCGCCTGGAAGTTACGCTTGCGCCAGTTCAGGGTGGCGATAAAATGACGCCAGACGGATATGTACTTATCTTGCGCGACATTACGAAGACTAAGAGCCTCGAGGAAGAGCGCGATGAATTTATTAGTGTAGTCAGTCACGAATTACGCACGCCGATTGCTATTGCTGAAGGTTCGCTAAGTAACGCCAAATTGTTGGTCGAGCGTAAAATGACTAGCAAAATTCCCGAAGCCATTGACGAATCTCATAAGCAAATTTTATTCTTAGCGCGAATGATCAACGACCTCAGTACATTATCGCGCGCCGAGCGAGGTGTGGCTGATGAAACAGAAATAATTGACGTGACAGAGCTGGCGGCTCAGATAAATTCAGAATATTCACCTCAGGCGGGCGAAAAAGGCTTGGCTTTCAATTTGGATATCGGCGGGCGACTTGGTGTAGTTAAGGTTTCTCGTTTATATCTGGAGGAAATTCTCCAAAACTTCATTACCAACGCCATTCGATATACACAAAAAGGCTCCATAACTTTATCAATCAAGAAAAATAAATCTGGCGAAATCACCTTCAAGGTTATTGACACGGGAATTGGCATTAGCAAAGCCGACATAGTAAAAATTTTCGACAAGTTTTACCGCGCAGAAGATTATAGAACTCGCGAGACGAAAGGCACAGGATTAGGTCTATACGTTTCTACTAAGTTAGCGAAGAAATTGGGCTGCAAAATTGAGGTAGAAAGCCGATTAAATCACGGCTCAACCTTCGGATTCAAGCTAAAAGAGTTCAAAAATAATGACAAATAA
- a CDS encoding YgjP-like metallopeptidase domain-containing protein yields the protein MTIITDEEFGEIVVKKRSLAKSVSLKIAPDGRIQITMPPYAPLLTAKALIKTSRKQIRELVSQYREKLSYTENQQIGKSHHLLIQTTAKPSSVKIVGTQILAEINEAESVESAANQQLIRSKILIALRKEAKSYLPRRLSFLAEEHGFYFARSKITHSSSRWGSCSSSGTISLNIGMMNLPFELIDYVIIHELCHTRHMNHSTKFWDEVAKFDPHYKIHRNELKKYSPYI from the coding sequence ATGACAATTATTACCGACGAAGAATTCGGAGAAATTGTCGTTAAAAAACGCAGCTTAGCAAAGAGCGTTAGCCTGAAAATTGCGCCAGACGGACGAATACAAATTACAATGCCGCCATATGCGCCGCTATTGACTGCAAAGGCATTGATTAAAACTTCCCGCAAGCAAATCCGCGAACTAGTTTCTCAGTACAGAGAAAAACTTTCTTACACAGAAAATCAGCAAATCGGCAAAAGCCATCATTTATTGATACAAACGACCGCTAAACCTTCGAGCGTAAAAATCGTCGGAACGCAGATATTGGCAGAAATCAACGAAGCAGAATCTGTCGAATCGGCCGCAAACCAACAACTTATCCGCAGTAAAATTCTGATCGCACTCAGAAAAGAAGCCAAGTCGTATTTACCAAGGCGATTGTCGTTTTTAGCGGAAGAACACGGTTTTTATTTTGCTCGGAGTAAAATCACGCACTCATCAAGTCGCTGGGGAAGCTGCTCTTCATCTGGAACGATTAGCTTGAATATCGGGATGATGAACTTGCCATTTGAGCTAATTGATTACGTAATTATCCACGAATTGTGCCACACCAGGCATATGAATCACTCGACGAAATTCTGGGACGAAGTTGCCAAATTTGACCCGCATTATAAAATCCACCGAAATGAATTGAAAAAATATTCGCCATACATATAG
- a CDS encoding AAA family ATPase, with protein sequence MKPLSPSLPHIIAMVGAPGSGKTQFAVEFAKIFNSPVVSSRQFEVFTDNTKTISDATLSLLEEFLKTKQTVILDGSTDQRTNRMRINRLAREYGYKVLFVWVQTDPATAKHRWIKTYSGNDESFERRLKQFSAPHSSESYVVISGRHTLSSQARTVLKQIGASRPEAPRRPIAGNRISIG encoded by the coding sequence ATGAAACCTTTATCACCTTCACTTCCGCATATTATCGCCATGGTTGGTGCGCCAGGTTCAGGGAAGACGCAATTCGCTGTAGAATTTGCGAAGATTTTCAATTCTCCAGTGGTAAGTTCTCGACAATTTGAAGTTTTTACGGACAATACAAAAACCATTTCTGACGCAACATTGTCGCTTTTGGAAGAATTTTTGAAGACTAAACAAACTGTTATTTTGGACGGATCAACGGATCAGCGCACGAATCGTATGCGTATCAATCGCCTTGCCAGGGAATATGGATATAAAGTCCTATTTGTTTGGGTGCAAACCGATCCCGCCACAGCCAAGCATCGCTGGATAAAGACTTACAGCGGAAATGACGAATCTTTTGAACGACGATTGAAACAGTTTTCAGCTCCACACAGCAGCGAATCTTACGTCGTGATCAGCGGTCGTCACACCTTAAGCAGTCAAGCTCGCACTGTTCTTAAGCAAATTGGCGCCAGTCGTCCAGAAGCTCCACGCCGCCCAATTGCCGGAAATCGCATTAGCATAGGTTAA
- a CDS encoding glycosyltransferase family 4 protein, whose product MKILMLGWELPPHNSGGLGVACYQMSKALASEGVDIDFIIPYIAKHPGIDYMNIYSATPLPPNYHDLGAYNNGSEEDRENAKDEYGLSPMRAVQRRYGKYVRKFVKNHQPDAIHAHDWLTMEAGIIAKEMTGAPLIVHVHATEFDRSGEQSGNPLVHEIEQQGLLMADRIIAVSEITKEIIVKNYHIPPEKIEVVYNAIDLADLPPHEYDASTYRYLEELKKDGYAVVGALTRLTVQKGLTYFVRAAAKALDKYEKIVFVLSGNGEQRDELIELAADLGISNKMIFTGFVRGKQWRDTYYLIDVFVMSSISEPFGLTALEAAHHDTALLISRQSGVGEVLNNIMRFDYWDVNKLADEIVNIAESPALQKSLKKNVKNEYARISWQDAARKCLKLYKGALV is encoded by the coding sequence ATGAAAATTTTAATGCTTGGGTGGGAACTTCCTCCGCACAATAGTGGCGGACTTGGCGTTGCTTGTTATCAGATGTCGAAGGCGCTTGCTTCGGAGGGCGTTGATATTGACTTTATTATTCCCTATATCGCCAAGCATCCCGGAATTGACTATATGAATATCTATTCAGCTACTCCTTTGCCGCCGAATTATCACGATTTGGGTGCGTATAATAACGGTTCAGAGGAAGACCGTGAAAACGCTAAGGACGAGTATGGTCTTTCGCCGATGCGCGCTGTACAGAGGCGTTATGGCAAATATGTTCGGAAGTTTGTGAAAAATCATCAGCCCGACGCGATTCACGCGCATGATTGGTTGACGATGGAAGCTGGAATAATTGCTAAGGAAATGACTGGTGCGCCGCTAATTGTGCATGTTCACGCGACGGAATTTGACCGTTCTGGCGAGCAGTCAGGAAATCCTCTGGTTCACGAAATTGAGCAACAAGGCTTGTTGATGGCTGACCGGATAATCGCCGTTAGTGAAATCACGAAGGAGATAATTGTTAAGAATTATCACATTCCGCCAGAGAAAATTGAGGTGGTTTATAACGCGATTGATTTGGCTGACTTGCCGCCGCATGAGTATGACGCCAGCACTTACAGGTATTTGGAGGAGTTGAAAAAGGATGGCTATGCGGTTGTTGGTGCGTTGACGCGACTCACGGTTCAGAAGGGTTTGACGTATTTTGTGCGAGCTGCAGCGAAGGCGCTTGATAAATATGAGAAGATCGTTTTTGTTTTATCCGGAAATGGCGAGCAAAGAGATGAACTGATTGAACTAGCGGCAGACTTAGGGATTAGCAATAAGATGATTTTTACGGGATTTGTGCGCGGAAAACAATGGCGAGATACTTATTATCTAATTGATGTTTTTGTGATGAGTTCGATTTCTGAGCCGTTTGGTCTGACCGCATTGGAGGCAGCTCATCACGACACTGCACTACTTATTAGTCGTCAATCTGGTGTCGGTGAGGTATTAAATAACATTATGCGGTTTGATTATTGGGATGTGAATAAATTGGCGGATGAAATTGTTAATATCGCTGAATCGCCTGCCTTACAGAAATCTTTGAAGAAAAATGTTAAGAATGAATACGCGAGAATTTCTTGGCAGGACGCCGCTAGAAAATGCCTGAAACTGTACAAAGGAGCGCTGGTATGA
- a CDS encoding glycoside hydrolase family 57 protein yields the protein MNKNKGIVLYLHVHQPWRIREYSIFDAAWKHNYFSGGQNPDQDNQKIFQKVAEKSYLPMNALLEKLLKKYPDFKISLSFSGTFLEQAERFNPEVLESFKRLVKTSQVEILSSPYHHSLAFFYSRKEFEEQVELHRWKIREIFGAETRVLANTELAYSDDLAKWAEQDGFKGVLAEGWDPILNWRSPNYVYRPRGTKKIGLLLKNYRLSDDLAFRFSDRKWNEWPLTADKFNTWVEDSVRYAPLLNLFMDYETFGEHQWAESGIFGFFEKFVDKWLSADGNTFYTVSEALDANVPAGEISMPSPVTWADAERDLTAWNGNSLQKEALRYVYELEDEVLNSKDEGLIGDWRKLQTSDHFYYMGTKNFTDGDVHAYFSPYDSPYDAFLYYMNTIRDMKSRLRK from the coding sequence ATGAATAAAAATAAAGGAATAGTTTTATATCTACACGTACACCAACCGTGGCGAATACGCGAGTATAGTATATTTGACGCGGCTTGGAAGCATAATTATTTCTCTGGCGGTCAAAATCCAGATCAGGACAATCAAAAAATATTCCAAAAAGTTGCAGAAAAGTCGTATTTGCCGATGAATGCTTTGCTTGAAAAATTATTGAAAAAATATCCTGATTTTAAGATTTCACTGAGTTTTAGTGGAACGTTTTTAGAGCAAGCCGAAAGGTTTAACCCTGAAGTTTTGGAGAGCTTTAAGCGCTTGGTAAAGACTAGTCAAGTAGAAATATTATCAAGTCCTTATCATCATAGTCTGGCGTTTTTCTATTCGCGTAAGGAATTTGAGGAGCAAGTCGAACTTCATCGCTGGAAGATTCGTGAGATTTTTGGTGCGGAAACGCGAGTTTTGGCAAATACAGAGTTGGCGTATAGTGATGACTTGGCGAAATGGGCTGAACAGGACGGCTTTAAGGGCGTGTTGGCTGAAGGTTGGGATCCGATTCTGAATTGGCGCAGTCCGAATTATGTATATCGCCCGAGAGGCACGAAGAAAATTGGATTACTACTTAAGAATTATCGATTGAGCGATGATTTGGCGTTTAGGTTTAGTGATCGAAAATGGAATGAATGGCCGTTGACCGCGGACAAGTTTAATACGTGGGTGGAAGATTCTGTCCGTTACGCGCCACTGCTTAACTTGTTTATGGACTATGAAACTTTCGGCGAACATCAATGGGCGGAATCTGGGATTTTCGGCTTCTTTGAGAAGTTTGTTGATAAATGGCTGAGTGCTGATGGCAATACTTTCTATACCGTTAGCGAAGCACTGGACGCGAATGTGCCTGCTGGTGAAATAAGTATGCCGTCGCCTGTAACGTGGGCAGACGCTGAGCGGGATTTGACGGCTTGGAATGGAAATAGTCTGCAGAAAGAAGCTTTGCGATATGTCTATGAGCTTGAAGATGAGGTCTTGAATAGTAAAGACGAAGGTTTAATTGGCGATTGGCGAAAATTGCAAACTTCAGACCACTTCTATTACATGGGAACGAAGAATTTTACCGACGGCGATGTCCACGCTTATTTTAGTCCGTATGATTCGCCATACGACGCTTTTCTTTACTATATGAACACCATTCGTGATATGAAATCTCGATTGAGGAAATAG
- the rpmG gene encoding 50S ribosomal protein L33, which yields MAKKNTKRKLIGLVSNLSNHRTYYTTVNTQNRTTKGQGKLTLRKYDPIAKQHATYTETKKNLGRNEVKARKS from the coding sequence ATGGCAAAGAAGAATACGAAACGAAAGCTGATTGGTTTGGTGAGTAACTTGAGCAACCACCGAACTTACTATACTACTGTTAACACCCAGAACCGCACCACAAAAGGTCAGGGTAAATTGACACTACGTAAGTACGACCCAATTGCGAAGCAACACGCTACTTACACTGAGACTAAGAAAAACCTTGGTCGTAACGAAGTTAAAGCTCGTAAAAGCTAA
- a CDS encoding type I restriction-modification system subunit M, producing MPEADYTLKTAGNKNSNQVTDQANFIWNIANKLRGAYMPDKYGDVIIPMTIVRRFECSLADTKKEILEKYEKNNNSPVQFLYKISGYQFYNTSRFTLAELCNDPNNIAANFKEYISGFSQNVREILSGLELDSHIKKMDKEGCLYSVVKDFSELDLSPKTYDSVQMGYIFENLIGRFFENVDAGQFYTGRDIIKMLVEVLMSEGCDDLKDPQKVVTVCDQACGTGGMLSTAYDSIKAINPTANIRLFGQEYNSVSWSIGLAEMLIKGQNSENFRHADTFKEDCFPNQKMRLVIENPPFGTPWSGKDAKQGQEDAVRAEYRRGKDGRWGAGLPSGGDSQLLFMQSAIDKMDENLGRAAIIENGSPLFTGGTLSGESQIRRSMLERDLIEAIIALPTDLFYNTGIQTYVWILSKNKRQERKGKIQLIDASGIFHKLRKPLGMKKNEFKGVDIKKIVDLYKAFEDADPELSKVYKNTEFIYREYTVMQPLQRSYAVTAARIENMLSSGSLNTLYDEAKVYELENADKLTDKDQKKLDNFRANKEIYDVVLEALENAKSDKKYNSPEEFKPVLEDILSDIKLDKKFVTKIMDGLSEMDKSAKIQTKRNGEIEYDKSTKDSEIVKFDEDVEDYMAREVLPHIPDAKYFDEDKIGAEIPFTRYFYKYQEPKSSEELEKEFLELEKSVNERVAKLFKEA from the coding sequence ATGCCAGAGGCAGACTATACCCTGAAAACCGCCGGAAACAAGAATTCAAATCAGGTTACGGATCAAGCTAACTTTATTTGGAATATAGCAAATAAACTGCGCGGCGCTTATATGCCAGATAAATACGGTGACGTTATTATTCCAATGACGATCGTGCGTCGTTTTGAATGCTCTCTTGCAGACACTAAAAAAGAAATCCTCGAAAAATACGAAAAGAATAATAATTCCCCTGTGCAATTCCTCTACAAAATTTCTGGCTACCAATTTTATAATACAAGTCGCTTTACCCTGGCTGAACTTTGTAATGATCCAAACAATATCGCCGCTAATTTTAAAGAATATATCAGCGGATTTTCACAGAATGTCCGCGAGATCTTAAGTGGTCTTGAGCTTGATTCTCATATTAAGAAGATGGATAAAGAGGGTTGTCTTTACTCCGTCGTAAAGGATTTTTCCGAGCTAGATCTATCACCAAAAACTTACGATAGCGTACAGATGGGCTATATCTTTGAAAATCTTATTGGTCGCTTCTTTGAAAACGTGGATGCAGGTCAATTCTATACTGGCCGCGATATTATTAAGATGCTCGTCGAAGTTCTCATGTCTGAGGGCTGTGATGATCTCAAGGACCCGCAAAAAGTTGTTACGGTCTGCGATCAAGCTTGTGGAACCGGTGGTATGCTTTCCACGGCTTATGATTCTATTAAGGCAATAAACCCGACCGCGAACATTCGTTTATTCGGTCAGGAATACAACTCTGTGAGCTGGTCTATTGGCCTCGCCGAAATGCTGATCAAAGGTCAGAATTCAGAAAACTTCCGTCACGCTGACACATTTAAGGAAGACTGCTTCCCAAATCAAAAGATGCGCCTAGTTATCGAGAATCCACCATTCGGTACGCCATGGTCTGGCAAAGACGCAAAGCAAGGACAGGAAGATGCTGTTCGCGCTGAATATCGACGCGGCAAAGATGGCCGCTGGGGAGCTGGCTTGCCATCTGGCGGTGATTCCCAACTTCTTTTTATGCAGTCTGCTATTGATAAGATGGATGAAAATCTTGGTCGTGCCGCAATTATTGAAAACGGTAGCCCACTCTTCACTGGCGGTACGCTTTCTGGAGAGTCTCAGATCCGTCGCTCAATGCTCGAGCGCGATTTAATCGAAGCGATTATTGCTTTGCCGACTGATCTCTTCTATAACACCGGCATTCAAACTTACGTCTGGATCCTCTCGAAAAATAAACGCCAAGAACGCAAAGGCAAGATTCAGCTAATCGACGCTTCCGGAATCTTTCATAAGCTTCGCAAGCCGCTCGGCATGAAGAAAAATGAATTCAAAGGCGTGGATATTAAGAAGATTGTCGATCTATACAAAGCTTTCGAAGACGCCGACCCAGAACTCTCTAAAGTTTATAAGAATACGGAGTTCATCTATCGCGAATATACCGTCATGCAGCCACTACAAAGAAGCTATGCGGTAACAGCAGCCAGAATCGAAAATATGCTTTCAAGCGGATCGCTGAATACACTTTATGACGAAGCCAAGGTATATGAACTCGAAAATGCCGATAAGTTAACTGATAAAGACCAAAAGAAACTCGATAACTTCCGCGCAAATAAAGAAATCTATGATGTCGTACTCGAGGCTCTTGAAAATGCTAAGTCAGATAAGAAATATAATTCCCCAGAGGAATTTAAACCTGTGCTTGAAGATATCCTTTCAGATATTAAGCTCGATAAGAAATTTGTTACAAAGATTATGGATGGCCTTTCTGAAATGGATAAATCGGCTAAGATTCAGACCAAGAGAAATGGCGAGATTGAGTATGATAAATCTACCAAAGACTCCGAAATCGTAAAGTTTGATGAAGACGTCGAAGATTATATGGCGCGTGAAGTCTTGCCTCACATTCCAGACGCAAAGTATTTTGATGAAGACAAGATCGGTGCGGAGATTCCGTTCACTAGATACTTTTATAAGTATCAAGAGCCAAAATCTAGTGAAGAACTAGAGAAAGAGTTCCTAGAGCTTGAGAAGTCAGTCAATGAACGCGTAGCTAAGCTATTCAAGGAGGCTTAA